One window from the genome of [Mycobacterium] stephanolepidis encodes:
- a CDS encoding SCO3933 family regulatory protein, producing MKLKVDTAAVQFMCTKNPEPRTDFGTGQPKIDKATGTVLHQVQLMALDADGGDVLAVTVAGQPKVTVGQQVSVTNLVATPWSQDGRSGVAFRADAITSADGKTAGAQPRQ from the coding sequence ATGAAGCTAAAAGTTGACACCGCAGCGGTGCAGTTCATGTGCACCAAGAATCCGGAGCCGCGCACCGATTTCGGCACCGGCCAGCCCAAGATCGACAAGGCAACAGGGACGGTGCTGCATCAGGTGCAGTTAATGGCCCTGGACGCCGATGGCGGAGACGTGCTGGCGGTGACTGTGGCCGGTCAACCCAAAGTCACTGTCGGCCAGCAAGTCTCCGTCACCAACCTGGTGGCCACCCCATGGTCGCAGGACGGGCGCTCGGGGGTGGCGTTCCGCGCCGACGCCATTACGTCGGCTGACGGCAAGACGGCTGGCGCTCAGCCGCGTCAGTAA
- a CDS encoding replication initiator, protein MRSTHGAGSPAIILPGIPATCDPSRVVTQMVRRASSIGFDAWWRRAQSVGFCAHPIQLVGTNEFGRETVVWVRCNNRRASVCPSCSDLYARDTWQLVAAGTSGGRHHIPASVAAHPQVFATLTAPSFGAVHTNSGTMCRDHRRIGEFRRCAHRQPLWCNENHGHNDVLAGQPLCRECYDYTGHVLFTWHLPELWRRFTITLRRAVDMKLKSIGIEPKSVRFSFVKVVEMQARAIPHIHALIRLDPADPNTTASSERTNHGPAATRGGGERRHESDPVWQSPISAAELATLTQQAARSVQLHVLDPSTNKREGSESLDTAASESVTVRFGTQIDTQPLVSETRVPQPDSSDSGAPAGRLSPRRVAGYLAKYVTKSLADFGISARRLSAEAIAELEVTEHVRSILTTISALAEVARQGLGALTGIGRWLHTLGYRGHITTKSHRYSTTMGALRAIRATWTRQQTAKHSVSQDNPDSRELDALADGDEVWWQFHRAGHATPGDRTLVVSAALRHIDSRRIGLAESRALRDKQAPGAGDG, encoded by the coding sequence ATGAGGTCCACCCATGGTGCAGGGAGCCCGGCAATCATCTTGCCGGGCATCCCCGCCACCTGCGACCCTTCGCGCGTCGTCACACAGATGGTGCGCCGTGCATCCTCTATCGGTTTTGATGCGTGGTGGCGGCGTGCCCAATCGGTCGGATTCTGCGCCCACCCTATCCAGCTCGTCGGCACCAATGAGTTCGGCCGCGAAACGGTGGTGTGGGTGCGCTGCAACAACCGGCGTGCCTCGGTGTGCCCGTCGTGCTCAGACCTGTACGCCCGCGACACCTGGCAACTCGTCGCCGCCGGAACCAGCGGAGGACGCCACCACATCCCCGCCAGCGTCGCCGCCCACCCGCAAGTGTTCGCCACCTTGACCGCCCCTAGCTTCGGGGCCGTACACACCAACAGCGGCACTATGTGCCGGGATCATCGCCGGATCGGGGAGTTCCGGCGTTGCGCCCACCGACAACCCCTGTGGTGCAACGAAAACCACGGGCACAATGATGTGTTGGCAGGGCAACCGCTATGCCGGGAATGCTATGACTACACCGGACATGTGCTGTTCACCTGGCACCTGCCCGAACTATGGCGACGCTTCACCATCACACTGCGACGCGCCGTCGACATGAAACTGAAATCCATTGGAATAGAGCCGAAATCAGTGCGCTTCAGCTTCGTCAAAGTTGTGGAAATGCAAGCCCGTGCCATCCCCCACATCCACGCCCTTATCCGCCTGGACCCCGCCGATCCCAACACCACCGCCTCAAGTGAGCGCACCAATCACGGCCCCGCCGCCACCCGTGGTGGTGGGGAGCGCCGTCACGAATCTGACCCGGTATGGCAGTCGCCGATCAGCGCCGCCGAATTGGCCACTCTGACCCAACAAGCTGCACGATCCGTGCAGCTCCATGTACTCGACCCGAGCACCAACAAGCGTGAGGGCTCCGAGAGCCTAGACACCGCCGCGTCAGAATCAGTGACGGTGCGGTTTGGTACTCAAATCGACACTCAACCCCTAGTCTCTGAAACCAGAGTCCCACAACCTGATTCATCCGATAGCGGGGCACCGGCGGGCCGGTTGTCGCCACGTCGGGTTGCTGGATATCTGGCCAAGTACGTCACCAAATCATTGGCCGATTTCGGTATCAGCGCCCGGCGTCTGTCTGCCGAGGCCATCGCCGAGCTAGAGGTCACCGAGCATGTACGGTCGATCCTGACTACCATAAGCGCTCTAGCCGAGGTGGCCCGGCAAGGATTGGGTGCGTTGACAGGGATCGGGCGCTGGTTGCACACCCTCGGGTATCGAGGCCACATCACCACCAAATCACACCGCTACTCCACCACCATGGGTGCTCTGCGGGCCATCCGCGCCACCTGGACCCGTCAACAGACAGCGAAACACTCAGTCTCACAGGATAATCCAGACAGCAGAGAACTCGATGCCCTTGCAGACGGCGACGAAGTGTGGTGGCAGTTCCATCGCGCCGGACACGCCACCCCCGGCGATCGAACACTGGTCGTCTCGGCCGCGTTGCGGCACATCGATTCCCGCCGCATCGGCCTTGCCGAGTCGCGCGCACTGCGCGACAAGCAAGCGCCCGGAGCCGGTGATGGCTAA
- a CDS encoding amidase family protein has protein sequence MRGALESGEVTAVGLCEAVLERVSCLEPRLNAVADVLEDAITAAERADQRRLDGEQGWLLGVPLGLKDDLDVAGYRTGYGTSARNVVADTSTEIVARAVQKGAVPVIKTRVPEFDQWPFTESSVGGVTTNPWDFNRTPGGSSGGSAAAVAAGMVPAAIGSDGGGSVRIPAACCGIVGYKPSRGFFPTAPARDIWQGLGTYGTLTRSVLDAAILADALGGPGVDDHFRLESVPAGFEAATREAHLLSGLCIAVSVRPSVRVAKVDTVISGFVAMAASLLEKAGHHVYDDLRSWPDPMAVLTLRSQVGLLSASRYASSSEVDRATRTARRIAKMHAGISPSVAAWHAKRVATHANEIFEHADFVLTPTIGTLPPLAGTVYKASLAAAAWHSRWALPYTPLWNVAGNPAVSLPIGLSEEGLPVSVQLIGAVGDDARLLALASQLEKATGWSHRPSAA, from the coding sequence ATGCGTGGTGCACTCGAAAGTGGCGAAGTTACAGCTGTTGGATTGTGCGAGGCCGTTCTCGAGCGGGTGTCCTGCCTAGAGCCTCGTTTGAACGCAGTTGCAGATGTTCTTGAGGACGCGATCACGGCAGCTGAGCGTGCCGATCAACGTCGCCTCGATGGCGAGCAAGGGTGGTTACTTGGTGTTCCATTGGGGCTGAAAGATGACCTTGATGTGGCGGGCTATCGAACCGGGTACGGCACTTCCGCCCGGAATGTGGTTGCTGACACCAGCACCGAAATCGTGGCTCGCGCCGTCCAAAAAGGAGCAGTTCCAGTGATCAAGACTCGGGTCCCTGAGTTTGATCAGTGGCCCTTTACCGAGTCCAGCGTAGGCGGTGTAACCACAAACCCGTGGGATTTTAACCGTACCCCTGGTGGCTCCAGCGGCGGTTCGGCTGCCGCTGTTGCCGCAGGTATGGTTCCAGCCGCTATTGGTAGCGATGGGGGCGGTTCTGTGCGTATCCCAGCAGCTTGCTGTGGGATAGTTGGGTACAAGCCATCTCGAGGATTTTTTCCGACCGCGCCTGCGCGTGACATCTGGCAAGGCCTTGGCACTTACGGCACTCTTACTCGCTCGGTTCTGGATGCGGCAATACTCGCTGATGCGTTAGGCGGACCGGGCGTCGATGATCACTTCCGGCTTGAGTCAGTGCCTGCGGGATTCGAGGCTGCAACCCGCGAGGCGCATCTGTTGTCTGGGCTGTGTATAGCGGTTAGCGTACGACCTTCCGTCCGTGTGGCTAAGGTGGACACCGTTATATCTGGTTTCGTCGCCATGGCCGCTTCACTGCTCGAAAAGGCGGGGCATCATGTCTATGACGATTTACGATCCTGGCCGGATCCGATGGCGGTCCTTACGTTGCGATCGCAGGTTGGTCTGCTCAGCGCTTCGCGGTATGCGTCGAGCAGTGAAGTGGACCGGGCTACAAGGACTGCCCGGCGAATCGCCAAAATGCATGCAGGGATAAGTCCTTCTGTTGCGGCATGGCACGCGAAACGCGTGGCAACCCATGCTAACGAGATATTTGAACATGCGGACTTTGTGCTCACCCCCACCATTGGAACGCTGCCGCCGCTGGCTGGCACCGTGTACAAAGCTAGCCTTGCTGCCGCTGCCTGGCATTCACGTTGGGCGTTGCCTTATACCCCGCTTTGGAACGTCGCAGGCAACCCGGCGGTGTCACTGCCAATAGGTCTGTCGGAAGAAGGGCTCCCTGTCTCGGTCCAGCTAATCGGGGCTGTGGGCGATGACGCCCGGCTTCTGGCTCTAGCTTCGCAGCTAGAGAAGGCAACAGGCTGGTCCCACCGGCCATCTGCAGCGTAG
- a CDS encoding DUF3349 domain-containing protein → MTLTRALARIVRYLRAGYPTGIPATDYIPLLALLKRRLTDSEIITITTELTQHGHLSVDVTDIRVAITKITDDLPDADDIGRVRAHLATIGWSIADEFTPPET, encoded by the coding sequence ATGACGTTGACACGAGCTTTGGCTCGCATCGTCAGATATCTGCGTGCTGGCTATCCCACCGGAATTCCCGCCACCGACTACATTCCCCTGTTGGCCCTGCTGAAACGGCGGCTAACAGACAGCGAAATAATCACCATCACAACCGAACTCACCCAACACGGGCACCTGTCAGTGGATGTCACTGACATCCGCGTAGCGATCACCAAAATTACCGACGACTTGCCCGACGCCGACGATATCGGCCGCGTCAGAGCCCACCTTGCAACCATCGGCTGGTCCATCGCGGACGAATTCACCCCTCCCGAAACCTAA
- a CDS encoding IS110 family transposase, translating into MESTTTPPTQPQVIVGVDTHKQFHVAHAADQLGRPLGSHRRPATPSGYRSLLTWARRLGQINQVGIEGPGHYGGRTGPVPASRRYPGDRGRPP; encoded by the coding sequence ATGGAATCCACCACCACACCACCCACCCAACCACAGGTCATCGTGGGTGTCGACACCCACAAACAGTTCCACGTCGCACACGCCGCCGACCAGCTCGGTCGCCCACTCGGAAGTCACCGCCGGCCCGCCACGCCCAGCGGGTATCGCAGCCTGCTCACCTGGGCACGCCGCCTCGGGCAGATCAATCAGGTCGGGATTGAGGGACCAGGCCATTACGGGGGCCGGACTGGCCCGGTACCTGCGAGCCGAAGGTATCCCGGTGACCGAGGTCGGCCGCCCTAA
- a CDS encoding carboxymuconolactone decarboxylase family protein — protein MQERIMLAVTSVNKCRFCTWRHTELAGAEGIPQEAIADLLRVGADSAYVSENEYPSLAYAVHWAETGGHPRVDLREELYSFYGKEVAIEIEVIIRRIMFGNLTGNTFDALNSRLHGQPVQGSSLISELIVGSATPLFLLANRRANKHG, from the coding sequence ATGCAAGAACGGATCATGCTCGCCGTCACATCGGTCAACAAGTGCCGGTTCTGTACGTGGCGGCATACCGAACTTGCCGGAGCTGAGGGAATCCCACAGGAGGCGATCGCCGACTTGCTGCGGGTTGGGGCAGACTCGGCATATGTTTCGGAAAATGAGTACCCTTCCCTTGCCTACGCCGTGCACTGGGCAGAAACCGGAGGCCATCCCCGTGTAGACCTTCGAGAAGAACTCTATTCTTTCTATGGTAAGGAAGTCGCCATAGAAATCGAAGTTATTATCCGTCGCATCATGTTCGGCAACCTAACCGGAAATACCTTCGACGCTTTAAACTCCCGTCTTCACGGTCAGCCAGTTCAAGGTTCGAGCTTGATCAGCGAACTTATCGTCGGCTCCGCAACACCGCTATTCTTACTTGCTAACCGCCGCGCTAACAAACACGGATAG
- a CDS encoding transposase: MTEVGRPKRQRRARYGKSDDADAAGAVAIVLAGEDLGDPKTADGPAEMVRVLRVARGNAVRARTKAFVALKSLIITAPDEGRQELTGVYRKSLIYACRTLIVPETPCTLTNAVRISLKSLATRCRDLDDEAQRLERHIDAITAVAVPQLRAVYGVGPDNAATLLAAIGDNPLRIRSDAAFAKLCGVSPLEASSGKVVRHRLNRGGNRDANRALHTILVVRMRRHQPTRDYLARRLADGKTKKEAMCCLKRYIAREIFHALQANPETDPRT, from the coding sequence GTGACCGAGGTCGGCCGCCCTAAACGACAGCGCCGTGCCCGCTACGGCAAATCTGATGACGCCGATGCTGCCGGGGCCGTCGCCATCGTGCTCGCGGGGGAAGACCTTGGCGACCCCAAAACCGCGGACGGCCCCGCTGAAATGGTGCGGGTGCTGCGGGTAGCCCGCGGCAACGCGGTGCGGGCACGCACCAAAGCGTTCGTGGCGCTCAAAAGCCTCATCATCACCGCGCCCGACGAAGGACGACAAGAACTCACAGGCGTCTACCGCAAGAGCCTCATCTACGCCTGCCGAACACTGATCGTGCCCGAAACACCCTGCACCCTAACCAATGCAGTCAGAATATCGTTGAAATCCCTGGCCACCCGCTGCCGCGACCTCGACGACGAAGCTCAGCGCCTGGAACGCCACATCGATGCGATCACCGCTGTGGCCGTACCGCAGCTGCGGGCTGTTTACGGGGTCGGCCCTGATAATGCTGCGACTCTGCTGGCTGCGATCGGCGATAACCCACTGCGCATCCGCAGCGATGCCGCGTTCGCCAAACTCTGCGGCGTCTCTCCTCTGGAAGCCTCCAGCGGCAAAGTTGTTCGGCACCGACTCAACCGAGGCGGGAACCGCGACGCTAACCGCGCCCTGCACACCATTCTGGTCGTCCGGATGCGCCGCCACCAGCCCACCCGTGACTACCTCGCCCGCCGCCTGGCCGACGGGAAAACCAAAAAGGAAGCCATGTGCTGCCTCAAGCGCTACATCGCCCGCGAAATCTTCCACGCCCTACAAGCAAACCCCGAAACCGACCCGCGAACATAG
- a CDS encoding recombinase family protein, which produces MAKKVSEVRSAAVYARISVDVEGKSLGVQRQLEDCRKLAAERGWAVGHEYVDNDISAYSGKLRAGYEAMCSDLAAGVRDAVIVYNLDRLHRRPVELEDFVALCEAAGVNQVATVTADIDLGNDDGLFMARIFAAFAAKESGRKSARMKRKYEQKAAQGLPHGPNRPFGYDDDKITIRESEAAVVRELVMRVIAGESVNSLTVWLNESGVAPVRGARWASTAVRGIVSSPRIAGLRAYKGEVVGQAAWEPIIGAAQRDQVLAALSVRSWNRKRSPRKYVLSGLCRCGRCQARMFSAARLEAGAHKRRYVCSSSPDHGGCGRMTVVAEPLEKLIADAVLTRLDSKVLADALAGKVRANPDTAALSVQVEAAQARLDELTGLYSSGAITAREWIMARDPITDTITRLRREIADAADTGPLAELAGKGSALRAQWDDLGLDRCHAIIRAVVDHVVIKPGKLGARSLDMGRIDPIWRM; this is translated from the coding sequence ATGGCGAAGAAGGTTTCGGAGGTCCGTTCGGCGGCAGTCTATGCCCGGATTTCTGTTGATGTGGAGGGTAAATCCCTTGGGGTGCAACGGCAGTTGGAGGATTGCCGCAAGCTCGCCGCCGAACGCGGCTGGGCAGTAGGCCACGAATACGTCGATAACGACATCTCAGCGTATTCGGGCAAGCTGCGTGCGGGTTATGAGGCGATGTGCTCGGATCTGGCTGCCGGTGTTCGGGATGCGGTGATCGTCTACAACCTGGACCGGCTGCATCGCCGTCCGGTCGAGTTGGAGGACTTCGTGGCCCTGTGCGAGGCCGCAGGCGTGAACCAGGTCGCCACGGTCACCGCCGACATCGATCTGGGCAACGATGACGGGCTGTTTATGGCCCGTATTTTCGCCGCGTTCGCCGCCAAAGAATCAGGCCGCAAATCCGCGCGCATGAAACGAAAATATGAGCAGAAAGCCGCCCAAGGCTTACCGCACGGCCCCAACCGCCCCTTCGGATACGACGACGACAAAATCACCATCCGTGAGAGTGAAGCAGCGGTGGTGCGGGAGTTGGTGATGCGGGTGATCGCCGGGGAATCGGTGAACTCGCTGACGGTCTGGCTCAACGAGAGCGGCGTTGCTCCGGTGCGGGGTGCGCGGTGGGCCTCCACCGCAGTACGGGGCATTGTGTCGTCGCCACGGATTGCCGGGTTACGCGCCTATAAGGGTGAGGTGGTCGGCCAAGCGGCCTGGGAACCGATCATCGGCGCCGCGCAGCGCGATCAGGTGTTGGCCGCGTTGTCGGTGCGCTCGTGGAACCGTAAACGATCCCCGAGAAAGTACGTGTTGTCGGGGTTGTGCCGGTGTGGGCGCTGCCAAGCCCGCATGTTTTCCGCTGCTCGTCTGGAGGCGGGAGCCCATAAGCGTCGGTATGTGTGTTCATCGAGCCCCGATCATGGCGGGTGCGGGCGTATGACGGTGGTGGCTGAACCGCTGGAGAAGCTGATCGCCGACGCTGTGCTGACCCGCCTTGATTCCAAGGTGCTAGCTGATGCGCTCGCCGGGAAGGTCCGTGCCAATCCGGACACCGCCGCGTTGAGCGTCCAAGTTGAGGCCGCTCAAGCCCGCCTAGATGAGCTCACAGGTCTGTACTCGTCAGGGGCGATCACCGCACGGGAGTGGATCATGGCCCGCGATCCCATCACCGACACCATTACGCGGCTGCGCCGCGAGATCGCAGATGCCGCCGACACCGGTCCGCTGGCCGAACTCGCCGGTAAAGGTTCAGCGCTGCGTGCACAATGGGATGATCTGGGTTTGGACCGCTGCCACGCGATCATCCGCGCCGTCGTAGATCACGTTGTCATCAAACCCGGAAAACTGGGAGCGCGCAGCCTGGACATGGGTCGTATCGACCCGATTTGGCGGATGTAG
- a CDS encoding creatininase family protein, with translation MNAPLIPATTTTDPAAQAPVAVLPVGSFEQHGPFLPLGTDTLIATAVATAISKHHNVFQLPPITFGCSHEHAAFPGTLSISAATLSYIIEDIAESAAAQGAHGLLVVNAHGGNAVLTNVVQQANHHDTSIRLGLYPSREDWTEARTAAAITSSNHDDMHAGELETSILLAAHPEYLREGWATADHTADDRRYLTTLGIDAYTRSGVIGYPSQASDTKGRQALDHLGRRAATILEHLAGP, from the coding sequence ATGAACGCGCCGCTCATCCCCGCCACCACGACCACCGACCCCGCCGCCCAGGCCCCCGTCGCGGTGCTGCCGGTGGGTTCTTTCGAGCAGCACGGACCCTTTCTGCCGCTGGGCACTGACACCCTCATCGCCACCGCTGTCGCCACCGCGATCAGCAAGCATCACAACGTGTTTCAGCTCCCGCCCATCACGTTCGGCTGCTCACACGAGCATGCCGCGTTCCCCGGCACCCTCAGCATCAGCGCCGCGACCTTGAGCTACATCATCGAAGACATCGCCGAATCCGCGGCAGCGCAAGGAGCCCACGGCCTGCTGGTAGTCAACGCCCACGGCGGCAACGCCGTACTGACCAACGTCGTCCAACAAGCCAACCACCACGACACCAGCATTCGGCTCGGCCTGTACCCAAGCCGCGAAGACTGGACCGAAGCCCGCACCGCCGCCGCAATCACCAGCAGCAACCACGACGACATGCACGCCGGAGAGTTAGAGACCTCGATCCTGCTGGCCGCACACCCCGAATACCTACGCGAGGGTTGGGCGACCGCCGACCACACCGCCGATGACCGCCGCTACCTCACCACTCTTGGCATCGACGCCTACACCCGCAGCGGCGTCATCGGCTACCCCTCTCAAGCCAGCGACACCAAAGGCCGCCAAGCCCTAGACCACCTCGGACGACGCGCCGCCACCATCCTCGAACACCTCGCCGGACCGTAA
- a CDS encoding FtsK/SpoIIIE domain-containing protein yields the protein MSKSSKNKNDKNTESGDDWIGEIVIAFMAGVAKLLWWGLRFPSLGAPVAISLVVGGAYGINAGFLTALGFVGLYTLWMVLDEDSFERWVIGPPYRHWQRWSRYLSRWDNVCTACGLSATVGERQLVPVLHGIRIGEHSDILDVSVVTGQSIINWRNQSEALAAALEAVRITIAATEPGQIRIAVIRGDALGEPVALPRPVVGAAVNLSAIAVGVTENGGLWRVPVLGHNLLVAGAPGAGKGSVLWSLTAGLAPDIKTGRVRLCVIDPKGGMELGAGEPMFSFFSHDATDRTLELLRALVKVMNERANRLRGHTRLHIPTTADPLFVIIIDEIAALTSYVTDRKIKAEIEQLLGLLLSQGRAVGISVVGAIQDPSKDALPLRQLFGVRIGLRMTEASQTAMVLGQGARDRGAHCDLVADATPGVGYVMIDGTATPVRVRAFYVTDDDISYLVRIFPTPRRKLGGPNGSENTAGEQK from the coding sequence ATGTCAAAGAGCTCAAAAAATAAGAACGACAAGAACACTGAATCTGGTGATGATTGGATCGGGGAGATCGTCATCGCGTTCATGGCTGGGGTCGCCAAGCTGCTGTGGTGGGGGTTGCGGTTCCCATCTTTGGGCGCACCCGTGGCGATCTCACTTGTGGTCGGTGGCGCATATGGCATCAATGCCGGGTTCCTGACAGCGTTGGGGTTTGTGGGCCTGTACACGCTGTGGATGGTTCTGGATGAGGATTCCTTTGAGCGGTGGGTGATTGGTCCGCCGTACCGGCATTGGCAGCGTTGGTCGCGGTATCTGTCGCGGTGGGACAACGTGTGCACCGCGTGCGGGCTGAGCGCCACAGTTGGTGAGCGCCAGCTGGTTCCGGTGCTGCACGGCATCCGGATCGGCGAACACTCCGACATCCTGGACGTCAGTGTTGTGACTGGTCAGTCGATCATCAACTGGCGCAATCAATCCGAGGCGTTGGCAGCGGCCCTTGAGGCCGTCCGCATCACCATCGCCGCCACCGAGCCCGGCCAGATCCGCATCGCCGTCATCCGTGGCGATGCACTTGGAGAGCCGGTGGCGTTGCCTAGGCCCGTGGTCGGGGCGGCCGTGAACCTGTCGGCGATTGCGGTCGGCGTCACCGAGAACGGCGGCCTGTGGCGGGTGCCGGTGTTGGGCCACAACCTTTTGGTCGCCGGAGCCCCGGGGGCCGGTAAAGGCTCGGTGTTGTGGTCACTGACCGCTGGTTTGGCCCCGGACATCAAAACCGGGCGAGTGCGGTTGTGCGTGATCGACCCCAAGGGGGGCATGGAGCTCGGGGCCGGAGAACCCATGTTCTCGTTCTTCTCCCACGATGCGACCGACCGCACGCTGGAGCTGCTGCGGGCTTTGGTCAAGGTGATGAACGAGCGAGCCAACCGGCTGCGCGGGCACACCCGCCTGCACATCCCCACCACCGCTGATCCGCTGTTTGTGATCATCATCGATGAGATCGCGGCCTTGACCTCTTATGTGACGGACCGCAAAATCAAAGCCGAAATCGAACAACTCCTGGGGCTGCTGCTGTCCCAGGGCCGTGCGGTCGGTATCTCGGTGGTGGGTGCGATTCAGGACCCATCCAAAGACGCCTTGCCGCTACGTCAGTTGTTCGGTGTGCGTATCGGTTTGCGCATGACCGAAGCATCACAAACCGCTATGGTCCTCGGACAAGGCGCCCGCGACCGAGGGGCGCACTGCGACCTCGTCGCCGATGCCACACCGGGTGTGGGGTACGTGATGATCGACGGCACCGCCACCCCCGTGCGGGTGCGCGCCTTCTACGTCACCGACGACGACATCTCCTATCTGGTGCGGATCTTCCCCACCCCTCGCAGGAAGCTGGGCGGGCCGAACGGTTCTGAAAACACTGCCGGAGAACAGAAATGA